The following are encoded together in the Candidatus Tumulicola sp. genome:
- a CDS encoding SMP-30/gluconolactonase/LRE family protein: MSGSRMLLRTDRYTEGVVVAPDGTVYFSMTALGTVSRFEPGARAADVWAHVPDANGHKIETDGSHIVMSSTGAILRLDASGCTTSVVASRVDGRWLTYPNDVALDFHRGGFYVTDSGYKSTPKTMPDDPQGRLYRVDRGGSIRLVAKDIAYSNGVALSPDGSRLYVGESTARRLWWYSVRVDGSLGERSLLADVPAGETGAGVPDGISVDSDGLLYVANHGAGEVLVYGANGDLLQRLSAGNTATSNVAFSPDGRTLYVSGGIEDETGEGAIFAISL, encoded by the coding sequence ATGAGCGGGTCTCGCATGTTGCTACGCACCGATCGGTATACCGAGGGAGTCGTCGTGGCTCCTGACGGAACGGTGTATTTTTCGATGACGGCTCTCGGCACGGTCTCGCGCTTCGAGCCAGGTGCACGGGCCGCGGACGTTTGGGCGCACGTACCCGACGCGAACGGTCATAAAATAGAAACCGACGGATCGCACATCGTTATGTCGAGCACGGGCGCGATTCTGCGGCTCGACGCGAGCGGATGCACCACGAGTGTTGTCGCATCGCGTGTGGATGGCAGATGGCTGACGTATCCGAACGATGTCGCCCTCGACTTCCACCGCGGCGGATTCTACGTTACGGACTCCGGCTATAAGTCAACACCGAAAACGATGCCGGACGATCCACAGGGTCGCCTTTATCGCGTCGACCGCGGCGGAAGCATTCGGCTGGTTGCCAAGGACATCGCCTATTCCAATGGAGTCGCACTTTCGCCCGACGGCAGCCGGCTGTACGTCGGAGAAAGCACCGCTCGGCGCTTGTGGTGGTATTCGGTGCGTGTAGACGGCTCCCTCGGCGAGCGTTCGTTGCTTGCTGATGTTCCCGCCGGAGAGACCGGCGCAGGAGTTCCTGACGGCATTTCCGTCGACTCGGACGGATTATTGTACGTCGCGAATCACGGAGCCGGCGAAGTGCTCGTCTACGGCGCGAACGGCGATCTTTTGCAGCGACTGTCGGCCGGAAATACAGCGACTAGCAATGTAGCTTTTTCTCCCGATGGCAGGACGCTGTACGTTTCGGGCGGCATTGAGGATGAAACGGGTGAAGGCGCGATCTTCGCGATCTCGCTCTGA
- a CDS encoding formate/nitrite transporter family protein, giving the protein MSEQARAHQPSEKAGETVSLTQTEERQVRERTGLRAAVVFESVRREGKSELERAPWSLAFSGLSAGLSMGFSLVSMGLLRAALPDVRWHMLIETFGYCVGFIIVVLGRQQLFTENTVTVILPLLDDPRKNSVALKVARLWAIVLAANLVGAGIFAFALAHIDAFDPATRSAFASLAHEAAGSAFWTTVVRGIFAGWLIAMMVWLLPGADAQRLWVILIITYLVGLGGFSHVVAGSVETLYGVAIGTISWAAYFGAFLLPVFIGNAIGGVLFVSILNYAQLAPENAGD; this is encoded by the coding sequence ATGAGTGAGCAGGCGCGAGCCCATCAACCCAGCGAGAAAGCGGGCGAGACAGTTTCGCTCACGCAGACCGAAGAGCGCCAAGTTCGCGAACGGACCGGCTTGCGCGCCGCGGTTGTGTTCGAATCGGTGCGCCGCGAAGGCAAAAGCGAGTTAGAACGGGCGCCTTGGTCATTGGCCTTTTCCGGCTTGTCAGCCGGCTTATCAATGGGGTTTTCGCTTGTGAGCATGGGTTTGCTGCGAGCCGCGCTCCCCGATGTTCGTTGGCATATGCTTATCGAAACGTTCGGCTATTGCGTCGGCTTCATCATCGTCGTGCTCGGGCGACAACAACTCTTCACCGAGAATACGGTTACGGTCATCTTGCCGCTGCTGGACGATCCCCGGAAAAACAGTGTCGCGCTGAAAGTTGCGCGACTCTGGGCAATCGTGCTGGCGGCAAATCTCGTTGGTGCGGGCATATTTGCCTTCGCGCTGGCGCACATTGATGCGTTCGATCCGGCCACGCGCTCGGCGTTTGCCTCGCTCGCGCACGAAGCGGCCGGTTCCGCATTTTGGACGACGGTCGTGCGCGGCATATTCGCCGGCTGGCTGATCGCGATGATGGTGTGGCTATTACCAGGTGCCGACGCGCAGCGGCTATGGGTGATACTAATCATTACCTATTTGGTGGGACTCGGCGGATTCAGCCACGTCGTTGCCGGGTCGGTCGAGACGCTGTACGGCGTCGCGATCGGAACAATCTCCTGGGCGGCCTATTTCGGAGCGTTCTTGCTACCGGTCTTTATCGGCAACGCAATCGGCGGCGTCCTGTTCGTTTCGATTCTTAACTATGCGCAGCTCGCGCCCGAAAACGCTGGAGATTGA
- a CDS encoding STAS domain-containing protein, producing the protein MEHSTPFVVSLKRAEYDISSRDELGLELEDTYTHSNVILDVSAVNYIDSTCLSRLVAMRKRREESGFRPVRLVLTSIHVRHLFKILTFDEIWPIYETLQAALEDALAEGKKDKPTTK; encoded by the coding sequence GTGGAGCACTCAACGCCCTTTGTCGTCAGCTTGAAACGGGCCGAATATGACATAAGCTCACGCGACGAGCTGGGGCTAGAACTCGAAGATACATACACCCACTCTAACGTTATCCTGGACGTATCAGCCGTGAACTATATCGACTCCACCTGCCTATCAAGGTTGGTGGCGATGAGAAAGCGACGGGAAGAGAGCGGCTTCCGCCCCGTCCGGTTGGTGCTGACTTCAATCCACGTGCGCCATTTGTTCAAGATCTTGACATTCGACGAGATTTGGCCAATCTACGAGACGCTGCAAGCAGCTCTAGAAGACGCATTGGCCGAAGGCAAAAAAGACAAGCCAACGACCAAGTGA
- a CDS encoding Fur family transcriptional regulator gives MRTRAEYSTRPRELIANVLHRQRRFLTAGDIQHELDGVDAKVALSTIYRTLEYLKSRGDIATRIDDAGEAAYIYCEPDHHHHHAICRTCGRVEDVDCTAMEQFAHSVLASSGFALDGHDMEFTGTCATCR, from the coding sequence GTGCGAACCCGAGCCGAATATTCCACCCGTCCGCGCGAGCTGATCGCTAACGTGCTCCATCGCCAACGGCGTTTCCTGACCGCCGGCGACATCCAGCACGAGTTGGACGGCGTCGATGCCAAGGTCGCGCTCTCAACGATCTATCGCACCCTCGAATACCTCAAATCGCGGGGCGACATCGCGACCCGCATCGACGACGCGGGCGAAGCGGCATACATTTACTGCGAGCCCGACCACCATCACCATCACGCGATTTGTCGAACGTGCGGACGCGTGGAAGACGTCGATTGCACCGCCATGGAGCAGTTCGCGCACTCCGTGCTCGCGTCGAGCGGTTTTGCACTCGACGGACACGACATGGAGTTCACCGGAACGTGTGCGACATGTCGCTAG
- a CDS encoding metal ABC transporter substrate-binding protein, whose protein sequence is MSLARFAVAGLTLALCATGCASNASSDKSVDGKIDVVTTISTLNSFVQGVGGDKVRVTSIVPVGASPETYEPTPQDVATIAKAKVLVENGAGLESWLDRLLRNAASPKLQTVIASEGLPITNDNPHLWMDPQYAKHYVLQIRDGLIAVDPADANAFRINAMHYNDALDALTAHIRAQIATIPPSQRYMIVFHNAWQYYNDRFGITTLGFVERNPGQEPNPQQVAQLVDLAKQHNVRGVFSEPEYSPKILYSIAQGSNIKVVENLYDDSIGTSPQVSNYLSMLVYDTNIIVNALK, encoded by the coding sequence ATGTCGCTAGCGCGTTTCGCAGTTGCTGGGCTGACGCTCGCGTTGTGCGCCACCGGCTGCGCGTCGAACGCATCGTCGGATAAATCCGTCGACGGCAAGATCGACGTCGTCACGACCATCTCCACGCTTAACTCGTTCGTGCAAGGTGTCGGCGGCGACAAAGTGCGCGTCACCAGCATCGTGCCGGTCGGCGCGTCGCCCGAGACCTACGAGCCGACGCCGCAAGACGTCGCGACGATCGCGAAGGCCAAAGTGCTGGTCGAGAACGGCGCGGGTTTAGAAAGCTGGCTCGATCGATTGCTGCGCAACGCCGCGTCGCCGAAGCTGCAGACCGTGATCGCGAGTGAGGGGCTGCCGATCACCAACGATAACCCGCATCTTTGGATGGATCCGCAGTACGCCAAACATTACGTGCTGCAGATTCGCGATGGTTTGATCGCCGTCGACCCGGCCGATGCCAACGCGTTTCGCATCAACGCCATGCACTACAATGACGCACTCGACGCGCTGACCGCGCACATCCGCGCGCAGATCGCGACCATTCCGCCGTCGCAGCGCTACATGATCGTTTTCCACAACGCGTGGCAGTACTACAACGATCGCTTCGGAATCACGACGCTCGGCTTCGTCGAACGCAATCCCGGCCAGGAGCCGAATCCGCAGCAGGTCGCGCAACTCGTCGATCTCGCCAAGCAGCACAACGTGCGCGGCGTCTTCAGCGAACCGGAATACAGTCCGAAAATTCTGTACTCGATCGCGCAAGGGTCGAACATCAAAGTCGTCGAGAACCTGTACGACGATTCGATCGGCACGAGCCCGCAGGTGAGCAACTATCTGTCGATGCTGGTATACGACACCAACATCATCGTGAACGCGCTGAAGTGA
- a CDS encoding metal ABC transporter ATP-binding protein produces the protein MKSAHTCEPGEAVSARDLVVRYDDFVALMGATFTVHFGEALGIVGPNGSGKSTLLKTLAGLLQPSSGELCVLSGPPRALPRGTIAYVPQVEAVDWSFPATVWDVVAMGRFAHLRFWQSFSAHDREVVEHALEAVKMSHLAERSIANLSGGQQQRVFVARAIAQEPRLLLLDEPTTGVDAATEEALRTLVRELVDRGMPVVMTTHDLDRVDDWFDRLLVLDRKVLAIGTPAEVVASGAYSGIREHAHTHGHMRHDHEPHEAHSTHPEIRS, from the coding sequence GTGAAGTCGGCGCACACCTGCGAGCCGGGCGAAGCCGTCTCGGCGCGCGATTTAGTCGTTCGCTACGACGATTTTGTCGCGTTGATGGGCGCAACGTTCACAGTGCATTTCGGCGAAGCGCTCGGCATCGTTGGACCCAACGGTTCCGGTAAATCGACGTTGCTCAAAACGCTGGCCGGTCTGCTGCAGCCGTCGTCGGGCGAACTGTGCGTACTCAGCGGCCCTCCGCGTGCGCTGCCGCGCGGTACGATCGCGTACGTGCCGCAAGTTGAAGCCGTCGATTGGTCGTTTCCAGCTACCGTGTGGGATGTGGTGGCAATGGGCCGCTTCGCGCACTTGCGCTTCTGGCAATCGTTTTCTGCACACGACCGCGAGGTCGTCGAGCACGCGCTCGAAGCCGTGAAGATGTCGCACCTCGCGGAGCGTTCGATCGCCAATCTCTCAGGCGGCCAGCAGCAACGCGTGTTCGTCGCGCGAGCGATCGCCCAAGAGCCGCGTCTGCTATTGCTAGACGAACCCACCACCGGCGTTGACGCCGCGACGGAAGAAGCGTTGCGAACGCTGGTGCGCGAGCTGGTCGACCGAGGCATGCCGGTCGTTATGACGACCCACGATCTCGATCGCGTCGACGATTGGTTCGATCGTTTGCTGGTGCTCGACCGCAAGGTGTTGGCGATCGGAACGCCGGCAGAAGTCGTCGCGTCGGGCGCGTATTCGGGCATTCGCGAGCACGCCCACACGCACGGCCACATGCGACACGATCACGAGCCGCACGAAGCGCACTCCACGCATCCGGAGATCCGCAGCTGA
- a CDS encoding muconolactone Delta-isomerase family protein, giving the protein MQFISISRRLTEKFSDAEFAEHIEAERERVRVLYRDGVVRAIWTRKDAAGAVMLIEALDETTARQAVGSLPLAQREMLEVQIVPLGPYPAFFPPQ; this is encoded by the coding sequence ATGCAGTTCATTTCGATCTCACGCCGCCTCACCGAGAAATTCAGCGACGCGGAGTTTGCCGAACACATCGAAGCCGAGCGCGAGCGAGTGCGCGTGCTGTACCGCGACGGCGTCGTGCGTGCGATCTGGACGCGCAAAGACGCGGCCGGCGCCGTGATGCTGATCGAAGCGCTCGACGAAACCACCGCACGCCAAGCCGTCGGATCGTTGCCTCTGGCGCAGCGCGAAATGCTCGAAGTGCAGATCGTCCCGCTCGGACCATACCCGGCCTTCTTCCCGCCACAGTAG
- a CDS encoding metal ABC transporter permease, producing MSFSALVEPFQYAFMQRAFVAALAVGLLCSTMGTYVVLRKLSFIGDGIAHASFAGIVIAYLRGLNFYIGAAVVAVITAVGIGFVARRGKISLDTTIGVLFTGMFALGVFLMSQQRNYAVDLQSFLFGDILAVGPQDLWLIVALSVIVAISVVMMFRGLLYTTFDPVVAQASGIAAPRYEYALLVLLALTIVVALQAVGIVLVAALLVTPAAAAYQLTSRFSPMMALAAVFGAISTVGGLYLSYYVRASSGATIVLFATVLFFVAIGIKNARRVLGSRVTA from the coding sequence GTGAGTTTCTCGGCGCTGGTCGAGCCGTTTCAATACGCGTTCATGCAGCGTGCCTTCGTTGCCGCACTGGCTGTCGGGCTGCTGTGCTCGACGATGGGCACGTACGTGGTGCTGCGCAAGCTGTCGTTCATCGGCGACGGCATCGCGCACGCCTCGTTCGCCGGGATCGTGATCGCGTATTTGCGCGGCTTAAATTTCTACATCGGCGCGGCGGTGGTCGCGGTCATCACTGCAGTCGGCATCGGCTTCGTCGCGCGTCGCGGAAAGATTTCTCTCGACACAACCATCGGCGTGCTGTTTACCGGCATGTTCGCGCTCGGCGTATTTTTGATGAGCCAGCAGCGCAACTACGCCGTGGATTTGCAGAGTTTTTTGTTCGGCGATATCTTGGCGGTCGGGCCGCAAGATTTGTGGCTGATTGTGGCGCTGAGCGTAATCGTCGCGATTTCCGTGGTAATGATGTTCCGCGGGCTGCTCTACACCACGTTCGATCCGGTCGTCGCGCAGGCCAGCGGTATCGCCGCGCCGCGCTACGAGTACGCGTTGCTGGTGTTGCTCGCGCTCACGATCGTCGTGGCGTTGCAGGCGGTTGGAATCGTTCTTGTCGCAGCGCTGCTTGTGACGCCGGCAGCGGCAGCGTATCAGTTGACGTCGCGCTTTTCTCCGATGATGGCGCTGGCGGCTGTGTTCGGCGCGATCAGCACCGTCGGCGGCCTGTACCTCTCATACTACGTACGTGCCTCGAGCGGCGCAACGATCGTGCTCTTCGCAACCGTGCTGTTCTTCGTCGCAATCGGCATCAAAAACGCGCGGCGCGTACTTGGCTCACGGGTTACTGCCTAG
- a CDS encoding retropepsin-like aspartic protease produces MKRFGSLFLAVAVLLATSATAARAEDQKIDPQAQQLLEKHHAYVGWQFGDGTFRTMRIASTVTDKKGDKLEDVAFSSAGLAFHETDTMLKQSNVALHSGFTGSVFWQCFENGFTMPIYGEAAKMMASYSMLMQEGTSGLPGSFQGNKNVDGKSYPVVRVTMVFGDPIDLYIDPTTGAYVKAVIDPDGAYETAYHIVSYGDVVSGKKMVASYRVDDSDELNTNVKFEPNADVTAEELHPPKATASWTFSSDQPVPITLTHDRVLVDATVNGVKGTFILDTGADSIYLNDNFADKAKVEVLKGTADVASVYGMTKDRLRKASTINFGNATLQNVFVYSENFESGDSSGLDAKGYAGLIGTDFFAGAIVKLNVYDSTMSILDPSTDLSGMKGLPIFVDLSDGKLTVPMTLDTSMKVNAILDTGNPSDILFSDQLVSKRSFNPTMLTLGPIQYMVGSWEPCCVGGNYALLGFDFLKHFDYVFDYPHGRMFLTPNKN; encoded by the coding sequence GTGAAGCGTTTTGGTTCGCTGTTCTTGGCCGTCGCAGTTCTTCTAGCGACGTCTGCAACCGCCGCGCGGGCCGAAGACCAAAAAATCGATCCGCAAGCGCAGCAACTGTTGGAAAAGCATCATGCGTACGTCGGATGGCAGTTCGGCGACGGAACGTTCCGGACGATGCGTATCGCGAGCACGGTAACCGACAAAAAGGGGGACAAGCTCGAAGACGTTGCGTTCAGTTCGGCGGGCTTAGCATTTCACGAAACCGACACGATGCTTAAACAGAGCAATGTCGCGCTCCATAGCGGTTTCACGGGCTCCGTTTTCTGGCAGTGCTTCGAAAACGGCTTTACGATGCCGATCTACGGCGAAGCCGCAAAGATGATGGCCTCATATTCAATGCTGATGCAAGAAGGCACGAGCGGCCTCCCGGGCTCGTTTCAAGGCAATAAGAACGTCGACGGCAAGAGCTATCCGGTCGTGCGCGTCACGATGGTTTTCGGCGATCCGATCGACCTCTATATCGACCCAACAACGGGGGCGTACGTCAAGGCAGTCATCGACCCGGATGGCGCCTACGAGACCGCGTATCACATCGTTTCGTACGGCGACGTCGTTTCGGGAAAGAAGATGGTCGCATCCTACCGCGTAGACGACAGCGACGAGCTGAACACCAACGTAAAATTTGAGCCCAATGCCGATGTTACTGCCGAAGAGCTGCACCCGCCGAAGGCTACGGCGTCTTGGACGTTCTCGTCCGACCAGCCTGTGCCGATCACATTGACGCACGACCGCGTCTTGGTCGACGCAACGGTCAACGGTGTGAAAGGTACGTTCATTTTGGACACTGGAGCCGACTCGATCTACCTTAACGACAATTTCGCCGACAAGGCGAAGGTCGAAGTGCTGAAGGGCACGGCGGACGTCGCATCCGTCTATGGAATGACGAAGGACCGCCTTCGCAAAGCGAGCACAATCAATTTTGGAAACGCGACGCTACAGAACGTGTTCGTCTATTCGGAAAACTTTGAATCCGGCGATTCTTCAGGATTAGATGCGAAGGGCTATGCTGGTCTCATTGGGACCGATTTCTTCGCGGGCGCGATCGTAAAACTGAACGTGTACGATTCGACGATGTCGATCCTCGACCCAAGCACGGATTTATCGGGCATGAAAGGCCTGCCTATTTTCGTCGACCTGTCGGATGGAAAGCTCACCGTGCCGATGACGCTGGATACATCTATGAAGGTGAACGCCATACTCGATACCGGCAATCCGAGTGATATTCTGTTTAGCGATCAGCTCGTGAGTAAGCGCTCGTTCAACCCGACGATGCTCACCTTGGGTCCGATTCAATATATGGTTGGAAGTTGGGAGCCTTGCTGCGTCGGCGGAAACTACGCCTTGCTGGGTTTTGATTTCCTCAAACACTTCGATTACGTGTTCGATTATCCGCATGGACGCATGTTTCTAACCCCCAACAAGAACTAG
- a CDS encoding carboxymuconolactone decarboxylase family protein codes for MDNRGVAGWARSLDLLRDLDSDWTEAYSNLTVNPWLSGTLQAKEYQLIAVGLSAAITHLDGSALRRHIWSALRAGATQAEILEVLKMAAIVALHSMTLGAPILIEEATAAGKTLGSTEEFATPACDKVKANGNWNTAWDSIFDLDPSWTDALVSAGAGFCTGGILTPKFVELISIAFDASISHMYAPGVRRHMKAALALGATPEEIITVLKLCVSQGADALYLGVPILAEEAATFAGGLAS; via the coding sequence ATGGATAACCGGGGCGTAGCCGGCTGGGCGCGTTCGCTTGACCTGCTTCGCGATCTCGATTCCGACTGGACCGAGGCGTATTCCAATTTAACCGTCAATCCATGGCTGAGCGGCACGCTGCAGGCTAAAGAATATCAGCTGATCGCCGTCGGGCTGAGCGCCGCGATCACCCACCTGGACGGCTCTGCATTGCGCCGTCACATTTGGTCGGCGCTCCGCGCCGGCGCCACGCAGGCGGAGATTCTCGAAGTGCTTAAGATGGCGGCAATCGTGGCATTGCATTCGATGACTTTAGGCGCACCGATCCTCATCGAAGAGGCGACGGCCGCCGGCAAAACGCTCGGAAGCACGGAAGAGTTTGCAACGCCGGCCTGCGACAAAGTGAAGGCAAACGGAAACTGGAATACTGCGTGGGACTCGATCTTCGACCTCGATCCGAGTTGGACCGACGCGTTAGTTTCGGCCGGTGCGGGGTTCTGCACGGGTGGAATTCTTACTCCGAAATTCGTCGAACTCATCAGCATTGCGTTCGATGCGTCGATCTCGCACATGTATGCGCCCGGCGTGCGGCGGCACATGAAAGCCGCGCTCGCTCTCGGCGCGACGCCCGAAGAAATCATTACCGTGCTCAAGTTGTGTGTTTCGCAAGGTGCGGACGCGCTGTATCTCGGCGTGCCTATCCTGGCAGAGGAAGCCGCGACGTTCGCAGGCGGCCTCGCTAGTTGA
- a CDS encoding DUF202 domain-containing protein yields MKDSVREELDQSTKLAFDRTQLAADRTILAWVRTATSLITFGFAIYSFFGIPTGAGHAHVSYLGPRIFALALIAIGLLSLMFAAIQRQHEIKLTKLLYPDVKSVSMASVVGFLVAALGVLALVIVLLRV; encoded by the coding sequence TTGAAAGATTCCGTCCGCGAGGAGCTCGATCAATCGACGAAACTGGCGTTCGATCGGACGCAGCTTGCCGCAGATCGAACGATTTTGGCGTGGGTGCGAACTGCAACGTCGCTCATTACCTTCGGTTTCGCGATCTACAGTTTTTTTGGAATCCCCACTGGGGCCGGGCACGCCCACGTGTCATACCTCGGCCCGCGCATTTTCGCTCTAGCGCTCATCGCGATCGGCTTGTTGTCGTTGATGTTCGCGGCCATCCAACGGCAACACGAGATCAAATTGACGAAATTGCTATATCCCGATGTTAAGAGCGTGTCGATGGCCTCAGTGGTCGGCTTCCTAGTGGCGGCGCTCGGCGTTCTCGCATTAGTGATCGTGCTTTTGCGCGTCTGA
- a CDS encoding chromate transporter yields MSVAQTSAATTPATSPATSRPKASVWEIFITFLVIGATSFGGGVVAYLRDALVKRKKWFDDIEFLEMTSISNTLPGLNATNMAIIAGDRLAGLAGATVALLGMCLPAFFFMTAAGMVYAEAHARPLASAALRGVAAAAVGLIGATWFKIGKKSLTGFYDAFLVMAAILGVNYFHWGVPITLLAVGGLAIFIHRPPKAAVKPETPEQEEEEWISSLH; encoded by the coding sequence GTGAGCGTCGCACAGACGAGCGCGGCGACGACGCCGGCGACGTCGCCGGCGACGTCTCGGCCCAAAGCCTCGGTGTGGGAGATCTTCATCACGTTTCTCGTGATAGGCGCGACGAGTTTCGGCGGCGGTGTCGTCGCGTATCTGCGCGATGCGCTCGTCAAAAGAAAGAAGTGGTTCGACGACATCGAGTTCCTCGAAATGACGTCGATCAGCAACACGTTGCCAGGCCTCAATGCAACCAACATGGCGATTATTGCCGGCGATCGGCTGGCCGGCCTCGCCGGCGCGACCGTGGCGTTGCTGGGCATGTGTTTGCCGGCGTTTTTCTTTATGACGGCCGCCGGAATGGTGTACGCCGAGGCGCACGCGCGGCCGCTGGCGTCGGCCGCCTTACGCGGCGTCGCTGCCGCTGCGGTCGGACTGATCGGGGCCACGTGGTTCAAGATCGGCAAAAAGTCGTTGACGGGTTTTTACGACGCATTTCTCGTGATGGCAGCGATCTTAGGCGTGAACTACTTCCACTGGGGCGTGCCGATTACGTTGCTGGCCGTTGGCGGACTTGCGATCTTCATCCATCGGCCTCCCAAGGCGGCCGTAAAACCTGAGACTCCGGAACAAGAGGAAGAAGAATGGATCAGCTCCCTGCATTAG
- a CDS encoding chromate transporter → MDQLPALARVFAYLSLLTIGGGMAAFPEMKVLIVGTHHWLTAEQLTHVYSTGQMSPGPNMMMVAEVGQMVSGPLGALICAVAFFVPTGILTFGVSRLWNKLANWPWRNSIQKGLGPVAIGLAVGGLITFGKTAITGWLTLVLGILTFALVMRTKFNPVYFILGGAVVGYVALR, encoded by the coding sequence ATGGATCAGCTCCCTGCATTAGCTCGGGTTTTCGCCTATCTGTCGCTGTTGACGATCGGCGGCGGCATGGCGGCGTTCCCGGAGATGAAAGTGCTGATCGTCGGCACGCATCACTGGTTGACGGCCGAACAGCTCACGCACGTGTACAGCACCGGTCAGATGTCGCCCGGCCCCAACATGATGATGGTGGCTGAAGTCGGGCAGATGGTGAGCGGTCCGCTTGGTGCGCTAATCTGCGCCGTTGCGTTCTTCGTGCCGACGGGTATTCTAACGTTTGGTGTAAGCCGTTTATGGAACAAGCTTGCGAACTGGCCGTGGCGCAACTCTATTCAAAAAGGGCTCGGGCCGGTGGCGATCGGTTTGGCAGTCGGGGGTTTGATCACGTTCGGCAAAACCGCAATCACTGGGTGGCTGACGCTGGTTTTAGGGATCCTGACCTTCGCGTTAGTCATGCGCACAAAATTCAATCCGGTGTACTTTATTCTCGGCGGAGCCGTGGTCGGGTACGTCGCGCTTCGGTAG
- a CDS encoding helix-turn-helix domain-containing protein produces the protein MKTIEKTRFIDQSRMVSTVPSSITWEQLQPGKLDVAFRVFQVGPLTISTRDINLAFHGYAQVAPHRSGVMAVESKTDARWRGSLFDAATLALGNEVDIRTTGAITLFGIAVDQPELHLTCPRSLDASNLIEKLAHAKVTNTPVAAAAFRAAIKFVSAHQGGPPPAATGMLVPMLATLLDEIDQHAVDRSHCLNRRYAAVRTCERYMREHIDETVTLLDLSLACGMRSRSLINAFEAIMGYSPMDYLKRLRLSAVRSALLRADARATRVIDLAMDWGFSHMGHFAHDYRIMFGEAPSQTLLGDDG, from the coding sequence TTGAAAACCATCGAAAAAACGCGCTTCATCGACCAATCGAGGATGGTTTCAACCGTTCCCTCGTCGATTACTTGGGAGCAACTACAGCCAGGTAAGCTTGACGTCGCGTTTCGGGTGTTTCAGGTCGGGCCACTCACGATCTCTACGCGCGATATTAATCTGGCCTTCCACGGGTACGCGCAGGTCGCGCCCCACCGGTCTGGGGTGATGGCCGTCGAATCGAAAACCGACGCGCGCTGGCGCGGATCGCTTTTTGATGCGGCTACGCTGGCGCTTGGGAATGAAGTCGATATCCGTACGACCGGCGCCATCACGTTGTTCGGTATCGCGGTCGACCAACCCGAGTTGCATCTAACGTGTCCCCGCTCGTTGGACGCGAGCAATTTGATCGAAAAACTCGCGCACGCCAAGGTGACGAACACCCCCGTTGCGGCGGCAGCCTTTCGCGCCGCGATCAAATTCGTATCCGCGCATCAAGGTGGCCCGCCGCCTGCGGCGACCGGAATGCTCGTGCCGATGCTCGCGACGTTGCTTGACGAGATCGACCAACATGCCGTCGACCGATCGCATTGCTTGAATCGACGCTACGCCGCCGTTCGCACCTGCGAACGATATATGCGCGAACACATCGACGAAACCGTGACGCTCTTGGATCTTAGTCTCGCCTGCGGAATGCGGTCGCGTTCGCTCATCAATGCGTTCGAAGCGATCATGGGATACAGTCCGATGGATTACTTAAAGCGGCTGCGTCTTAGTGCGGTTCGGAGCGCCTTGCTACGAGCGGACGCGCGAGCGACGCGGGTCATCGACCTCGCGATGGACTGGGGATTCAGCCACATGGGTCATTTCGCGCACGACTACCGCATCATGTTCGGCGAGGCACCCTCACAAACGCTTCTTGGTGACGACGGGTAG